A window from Athalia rosae chromosome 5, iyAthRosa1.1, whole genome shotgun sequence encodes these proteins:
- the LOC125501154 gene encoding uncharacterized protein LOC125501154 isoform X3, with product MSTLGPFVNFLRVRKRGQTLTIRRRPAINNDNFPILSTAVGLPRTSKAEASTPQTVVILSCSSPHFIPNTSYRSYLTSYALIEHRILCH from the exons atgTCAACTCTGGGACCATTTGTGAATTTTctgagagtccgaaaaagaggc CAGACACTCACCATCAGGCGGAGGCCCGCAATCAACAACGACAACTTTCCCATTCTATCGACAGCGGTTGGACTACCCAGAACCTCGAAGGCGGAGGCCAGCACACCTCAAACCGTCGTCATCCTCTCGTGCAGCTCGCCCCACTTCATTCCGAATACAAGTTATCGGAGTTATCTGACGTCATATGCTCTCATCGAACATCGCATTTTATGCCATTAG
- the LOC105691295 gene encoding zinc finger protein 483 isoform X1: protein MSEEETVSIPDISGSKNTHKCTYFGCNAILYYQSFTSPIQTTVFVKINYILFVVLCQRPYKCSHDGCDKAYTNTSHLKRHSQTHNLTKQSFKCTKCSLTISNLHNLKRHYERVHAENQSLSCESCGVKFTKEQKYKEHKAMHDGIALYKCKKCAKQFTLAGTLRKHERSHDKKKKYSCTAPFCSEIFDKWSLLCKHKQTMHSIEYKCKDCEKSFLTKTHLKVHSIVHSDNRDVLPCPFDKCARFYFFKRNLDHHVRTIHLGIKYRCDICNLEVSTKQKIIGHITKIHLSTNKKTVNRSKKRRRRDAGITRKSMLAKLSGIDLPWDIEKELLNRIPKVPEGLKETNDLVQTSVIGTENSQGIGKTDQLLLNDCTEIICEFSEGRGERQVANELCNTVDKELQLLNSTVVTKISVR from the exons ATGAGTGAAGAAGAAACTGTTTCAATACCTGACATATCAGGATCGAAGAATACTCACAAATGTACATACTTTGGATGCAATGCG atCCTTTACTATCAGTCTTTTACCAGTCCTATACAAACTACTGTCTTTGTGaagataaattatatattgTTCGTTGTACTTTGTCAGCGACCCTATAAGTGCAGCCACGATGGCTGTGATAAAGCATACACCAACACTTCACACCTAAAACGTCACAGTCAGACTCACAATTTGACAAAACAGTCATTCAA GTGCACCAAGTGCTCTTTGACTATTAGTAATCTGCATAATTTGAAACGTCATTATGAACGGGTTCATGCAGAAAATCAATCTTTATCCTGCGAAAGTTGTGGGGTAAAATTCACCAAGGAACAAAAGTATAAGGAGCACAAGGCTATGCATGATGGCATTGCATTGTATAAATGCAAAAAATGTGCCAAACAATTTACACTAGCTGGTACATTGAGGAAACATGAAAGATCAcatgacaagaaaaaaaagtattcttGTACAGCTCCTTTTTGCTCAGAGATATTTGACAAGTGGTCCCTTCTTTGCAAGCACAAACAAACCATGCACTCAATTG AGTATAAGTGCAAAGATTGTGAGAAGTCGTTTTTGACAAAAACTCATTTGAAGGTTCACTCAATTGTGCACAGTGACAACAGGGATGTGCTACCATGTCCATTTGACAAGTGTGCAcggttttactttttcaagcGTAATCTTGACCACCACGTCCGCACAATACATTTGGGAATAAAATATCGTTGTGATATTTGTAACCTTGAAGTATCGACTAAGCAGAAAATTATTGGGCATATAACTAAAATCCATTTGTCAACAAATAAAAAGACTGTTAACAGatcaaagaaaagaagaagaagagatgcTGGAATAACTAGGAAAAGTATGCTGGCAAAGTTAAGTGGTATAGATCTGCCCTGGGATATTGAAAAAGAACTGCTGAATAGAATACCCAAAGTTCCAGAGGGACTAAAAGAGACAAACGACTTAGTCCAGACTTCTGTGATTGGTACTGAAAATAGCCAAGGAATTGGCAAAACAGATCAGCTTTTATTGAATGATTGTACGGAAATCATATGTGAATTCTCAGAAGGTCGAGGTGAAAGACAAGTAGCAAATGAATTATGTAATACAGTTGATAAAGAATTACAACTTCTCAATAGCACTGTAGTTACTAAAATCTCTGTTCGGTaa
- the LOC125501154 gene encoding uncharacterized protein LOC125501154 isoform X4 produces MSTLGPFVNFLRVRKRGTLTIRRRPAINNDNFPILSTAVGLPRTSKAEASTPQTVVILSCSSPHFIPNTSYRSYLTSYALIEHRILCH; encoded by the exons atgTCAACTCTGGGACCATTTGTGAATTTTctgagagtccgaaaaagaggc ACACTCACCATCAGGCGGAGGCCCGCAATCAACAACGACAACTTTCCCATTCTATCGACAGCGGTTGGACTACCCAGAACCTCGAAGGCGGAGGCCAGCACACCTCAAACCGTCGTCATCCTCTCGTGCAGCTCGCCCCACTTCATTCCGAATACAAGTTATCGGAGTTATCTGACGTCATATGCTCTCATCGAACATCGCATTTTATGCCATTAG
- the LOC105691295 gene encoding zinc finger protein 43 isoform X2 has product MSEEETVSIPDISGSKNTHKCTYFGCNAVFSRPSRLVRHVRQHTGERPYKCSHDGCDKAYTNTSHLKRHSQTHNLTKQSFKCTKCSLTISNLHNLKRHYERVHAENQSLSCESCGVKFTKEQKYKEHKAMHDGIALYKCKKCAKQFTLAGTLRKHERSHDKKKKYSCTAPFCSEIFDKWSLLCKHKQTMHSIEYKCKDCEKSFLTKTHLKVHSIVHSDNRDVLPCPFDKCARFYFFKRNLDHHVRTIHLGIKYRCDICNLEVSTKQKIIGHITKIHLSTNKKTVNRSKKRRRRDAGITRKSMLAKLSGIDLPWDIEKELLNRIPKVPEGLKETNDLVQTSVIGTENSQGIGKTDQLLLNDCTEIICEFSEGRGERQVANELCNTVDKELQLLNSTVVTKISVR; this is encoded by the exons ATGAGTGAAGAAGAAACTGTTTCAATACCTGACATATCAGGATCGAAGAATACTCACAAATGTACATACTTTGGATGCAATGCGGTATTTTCACGTCCTTCTAGACTTGTCAGACATGTTAGGCAGCACACTGGAGAG CGACCCTATAAGTGCAGCCACGATGGCTGTGATAAAGCATACACCAACACTTCACACCTAAAACGTCACAGTCAGACTCACAATTTGACAAAACAGTCATTCAA GTGCACCAAGTGCTCTTTGACTATTAGTAATCTGCATAATTTGAAACGTCATTATGAACGGGTTCATGCAGAAAATCAATCTTTATCCTGCGAAAGTTGTGGGGTAAAATTCACCAAGGAACAAAAGTATAAGGAGCACAAGGCTATGCATGATGGCATTGCATTGTATAAATGCAAAAAATGTGCCAAACAATTTACACTAGCTGGTACATTGAGGAAACATGAAAGATCAcatgacaagaaaaaaaagtattcttGTACAGCTCCTTTTTGCTCAGAGATATTTGACAAGTGGTCCCTTCTTTGCAAGCACAAACAAACCATGCACTCAATTG AGTATAAGTGCAAAGATTGTGAGAAGTCGTTTTTGACAAAAACTCATTTGAAGGTTCACTCAATTGTGCACAGTGACAACAGGGATGTGCTACCATGTCCATTTGACAAGTGTGCAcggttttactttttcaagcGTAATCTTGACCACCACGTCCGCACAATACATTTGGGAATAAAATATCGTTGTGATATTTGTAACCTTGAAGTATCGACTAAGCAGAAAATTATTGGGCATATAACTAAAATCCATTTGTCAACAAATAAAAAGACTGTTAACAGatcaaagaaaagaagaagaagagatgcTGGAATAACTAGGAAAAGTATGCTGGCAAAGTTAAGTGGTATAGATCTGCCCTGGGATATTGAAAAAGAACTGCTGAATAGAATACCCAAAGTTCCAGAGGGACTAAAAGAGACAAACGACTTAGTCCAGACTTCTGTGATTGGTACTGAAAATAGCCAAGGAATTGGCAAAACAGATCAGCTTTTATTGAATGATTGTACGGAAATCATATGTGAATTCTCAGAAGGTCGAGGTGAAAGACAAGTAGCAAATGAATTATGTAATACAGTTGATAAAGAATTACAACTTCTCAATAGCACTGTAGTTACTAAAATCTCTGTTCGGTaa